In a single window of the Anaerocolumna cellulosilytica genome:
- a CDS encoding S66 family peptidase, with amino-acid sequence MIYPEFLSSGCAIGITAPSDGNKKDTDFIRLDNGIKKFNELGYQVLETSLVRNSVKGRSGAADLRAKELEELITNPEVKWIISAKGGDFLMEVLPHLDFEKLKKYPTWFQGYSDNTGITFTVTTNCDIATLYGCNFNDFGMAEWHEALIANLALLEGEDVIFKSFPKYEDGFFDKVTGSEGYVLEKPVCWNIITGQEEVTVSGRLLGGCLDVLLNMAGTKYDNTRNFIRNYKQDGILWYLESFALNSDALMRGLWQLREAGWFEGAKGFIFGRPAFFDENYEISYEEAVLSVLEELNLPIILDADVGHKAPQMTMINGAVAELYSKDGKGRLKYLLK; translated from the coding sequence ATGATATATCCAGAGTTTTTATCCTCCGGCTGTGCAATAGGAATAACTGCGCCTTCTGACGGTAATAAAAAGGATACGGATTTTATCCGGTTAGATAACGGAATCAAGAAATTTAACGAGCTAGGTTATCAGGTATTGGAAACATCTCTTGTAAGAAACAGTGTAAAGGGAAGAAGCGGCGCCGCTGATTTAAGAGCTAAGGAATTAGAGGAGTTAATTACAAATCCAGAGGTGAAGTGGATTATTTCGGCAAAGGGCGGCGATTTTTTAATGGAAGTTCTGCCTCACCTTGATTTTGAGAAGTTAAAGAAATATCCGACCTGGTTTCAGGGATATTCCGATAATACAGGGATTACATTTACTGTCACTACCAATTGTGACATAGCAACGTTATATGGCTGTAATTTTAACGATTTTGGAATGGCAGAGTGGCATGAGGCATTAATAGCTAATCTTGCGTTGTTAGAAGGGGAAGATGTAATTTTTAAGAGCTTTCCAAAATATGAAGACGGTTTTTTTGACAAGGTAACCGGTTCTGAAGGGTATGTATTAGAAAAGCCAGTATGCTGGAATATTATAACAGGGCAAGAGGAAGTAACCGTATCCGGCAGACTTCTTGGGGGATGCCTTGACGTATTGTTGAATATGGCAGGTACAAAATACGATAACACCAGGAATTTCATTAGGAACTATAAACAGGATGGTATCCTGTGGTATTTAGAGAGCTTTGCTCTAAACAGTGATGCTTTAATGAGAGGACTTTGGCAGCTAAGGGAAGCAGGCTGGTTTGAAGGGGCGAAGGGCTTTATATTCGGAAGACCTGCCTTTTTTGATGAGAACTATGAAATTAGTTATGAAGAAGCTGTATTGTCAGTATTAGAAGAGTTAAATTTGCCTATAATATTGGATGCAGACGTTGGGCATAAAGCCCCCCAGATGACCATGATAAATGGTGCTGTTGCAGAATTATACAGTAAAGACGGTAAGGGAAGATTAAAATATTTGTTAAAATAA
- the dapF gene encoding diaminopimelate epimerase yields MKFTKMHGCGNDYVYVNCFVEQVADAPYLSRVVSDRHFGIGSDGLILIKPSEKADFTMDMYNADGSNSQMCGNGIRCVAKYVYDYGLTDKKNITVESGGSVKYLDLNVTDGKVTEVTVNMGTPITKPGLIPVISDKKQVIAEPLLIDGNTYEITCVSMGNPHAVVFVEDTKAVEIEKIGPLFEHNEIFPERTNTEFIHVIDRKTIDMRVWERGSGETLACGTGACASVYACILNGYTEDTVTVRLLGGELKIQYDREKHTIFMTGPAVTVFDGELNVN; encoded by the coding sequence ATGAAATTCACAAAAATGCATGGGTGCGGTAATGATTATGTATATGTAAACTGCTTTGTAGAGCAGGTAGCGGATGCTCCTTATCTTTCTAGAGTTGTCAGCGACAGACATTTTGGTATCGGATCGGATGGGCTTATATTGATTAAGCCATCTGAAAAGGCGGACTTTACTATGGATATGTACAATGCGGACGGTTCTAATTCCCAGATGTGCGGAAATGGTATTCGCTGTGTTGCAAAATATGTCTATGATTACGGTCTAACAGATAAGAAAAATATAACAGTTGAATCTGGCGGAAGTGTAAAATATCTGGATTTGAACGTAACAGATGGGAAAGTGACTGAGGTTACTGTAAATATGGGAACACCTATTACAAAACCAGGCCTTATACCAGTCATTAGTGATAAAAAACAAGTAATTGCTGAACCGCTTTTAATTGACGGCAATACTTATGAAATAACTTGTGTTTCTATGGGGAATCCTCATGCCGTTGTATTTGTTGAAGATACAAAGGCAGTTGAAATTGAAAAGATAGGACCATTATTTGAGCATAATGAAATTTTCCCGGAGCGAACAAATACGGAATTTATTCATGTTATTGACAGAAAAACCATTGATATGAGAGTATGGGAGAGAGGCTCAGGAGAGACATTGGCTTGCGGTACCGGTGCCTGTGCCAGCGTTTATGCCTGCATTTTAAATGGTTATACCGAAGATACAGTTACCGTAAGGCTTTTAGGGGGAGAACTTAAGATTCAATATGACAGGGAGAAGCATACAATCTTCATGACTGGACCTGCTGTTACGGTTTTTGATGGGGAATTAAATGTGAATTAA
- a CDS encoding LL-diaminopimelate aminotransferase → MFKINENYLKLPGSYLFSDIAKKVKAFTDANPDNKIIRLGIGDVTLPLAPAVIEALHKATDEMAVKENFKGYAPDLGYEFLRSAIALHDFKARGVDIAIDEIFISDGAKSDSGNIGDIFDVNNKIAVCDPVYPVYVDTNAMSGRTGEYQPDLGKWSNVIYMPCTIENNFAPQLPEETPDIIYLCFPNNPTGSTINKAELQKWVDYANKVGAVIIYDAAYEAYISEADVPHSIYECDGAKTCAIELRSFSKNAGFTGTRLGFTVIPKELKCGEVMVNSLWARRQGTKFNGAPYIIQVAGTAVYSEEGKKQTKEQIAYYMNNAKVIKDGLLDAGYSVSGGVNAPYIWLKTPDKMTSWEFFDYLLNEANVVGTPGSGFGPSGEGYFRLTAFGTYENTLEAIERIKKLGSVTT, encoded by the coding sequence ATGTTTAAAATCAACGAAAATTATCTGAAATTACCTGGAAGCTATCTGTTTTCTGATATTGCAAAGAAGGTTAAAGCTTTTACTGATGCGAATCCCGATAATAAAATTATTCGTTTAGGTATTGGTGATGTTACCTTGCCGTTAGCACCTGCTGTCATTGAGGCGCTTCATAAGGCAACGGATGAAATGGCTGTAAAGGAGAACTTTAAGGGATATGCACCAGATTTAGGTTATGAATTCTTAAGATCTGCAATCGCTCTTCATGATTTTAAAGCCAGAGGTGTTGATATTGCAATTGATGAAATTTTTATTAGTGACGGTGCAAAAAGCGATTCTGGTAATATCGGAGATATTTTTGATGTAAACAATAAAATAGCTGTTTGTGACCCTGTATACCCGGTATATGTAGATACGAATGCTATGAGTGGCAGAACGGGTGAATATCAGCCTGATTTAGGTAAATGGAGCAATGTTATTTATATGCCTTGTACTATTGAGAATAATTTTGCACCTCAGTTGCCCGAGGAGACACCAGATATTATCTATCTTTGCTTCCCTAACAATCCCACCGGTTCTACCATTAACAAGGCAGAACTTCAAAAATGGGTTGATTATGCCAATAAAGTCGGCGCTGTTATCATTTATGATGCAGCTTACGAAGCATATATTTCTGAAGCCGATGTTCCTCACAGTATCTATGAATGTGACGGAGCGAAAACCTGTGCTATTGAGCTTCGAAGTTTTTCTAAGAATGCTGGTTTTACTGGTACCAGATTAGGTTTTACAGTAATTCCAAAGGAGTTAAAGTGTGGCGAAGTAATGGTTAACAGCCTCTGGGCAAGACGTCAAGGTACCAAATTCAATGGAGCACCCTATATTATACAGGTAGCCGGAACAGCAGTTTATTCAGAGGAAGGTAAAAAACAGACAAAAGAGCAGATCGCCTATTATATGAACAATGCAAAAGTCATCAAAGATGGATTGCTCGACGCCGGTTACAGTGTATCAGGAGGTGTCAACGCACCCTATATCTGGTTAAAGACACCGGATAAGATGACTTCTTGGGAATTCTTTGATTATCTGTTAAATGAGGCAAATGTAGTCGGTACGCCGGGTTCAGGCTTTGGCCCAAGCGGGGAAGGGTACTTCCGTCTGACTGCTTTTGGTACTTATGAAAATACCTTAGAAGCAATTGAACGTATTAAAAAACTTGGCTCTGTCACAACATAA
- a CDS encoding DUF3784 domain-containing protein, which produces MHDYHYTKVIEKDKKPYTEKMGKACIVMGCGMILTGTVDFITNTFYGWVFFGVCFISGLISMIFTQLKYNGGLF; this is translated from the coding sequence ATCCATGATTACCACTATACGAAAGTGATTGAAAAGGATAAGAAACCATACACTGAAAAAATGGGTAAAGCATGTATTGTAATGGGATGCGGAATGATATTGACAGGTACAGTAGATTTTATAACAAATACGTTTTATGGATGGGTATTCTTTGGAGTCTGCTTTATTAGTGGCTTAATTAGTATGATTTTTACTCAATTAAAGTATAATGGTGGGCTATTCTAA